The Chlorocebus sabaeus isolate Y175 chromosome 9, mChlSab1.0.hap1, whole genome shotgun sequence genome includes a window with the following:
- the CHST3 gene encoding carbohydrate sulfotransferase 3, producing MAPPFPMEKGLTLPQDCRDFLHSLKMRSKYALFLVFVVIVFVFIEKENKIISRVSDKLKQIPQALADANSTDPALVLAENASLLSLSELDSAFSQLQSRLRNLSLQLGVEPAVEAAGEEEEEEEEGKEEPPRPAVAGPRRHVLLMATTRTGSSFVGEFFNQQGNIFYLFEPLWHIERTVSFEPGGANAAGSALVYRDVLKQLFLCDLYVLEHFITPLPEDHLTEFMFRRGSSRSLCEDPVCTPFVKKVFEKYHCKNRRCGPLNVTLAAEACRRKEHMALKAVRIRQLEFLQPLAEDPRLDLRVIQLVRDPRAVLASRMVAFAGKYKTWKKWLDDEGQDGLREEEVQRLRGNCESIRLSAELGLRQPAWLRGRYMLVRYEDVARGPLQKAREMYRFAGIPLTPQVEDWIQKNTQAAHDGSGIYSTQKNSSEQFEKWRFSMPFKLAQVVQAACGPAMRLFGYKLARDAAALTNRSVSLLEERGTFWVT from the exons ATGGCCCCACCTTTCCCCATGGAGAAAGGACTCACTTTGCCCCAGGACTGCCGGGACTTTCTGCACAGCCTGAAGATGAGAAGCAAATACGctcttttcttggtttttgtGGTGATAGTTTTTGTCTTCAtcgaaaaggaaaataaaatcatatcaag GGTCTCAGACAAACTGAAGCAGATCCCCCAAGCTCTGGCAGATGCCAACAGCACCGACCCAGCCCTGGTCTTAGCTGAGAACGCATCTCTCTTGTCCCTGAGCGAGCTTGATTCAGCCTTCTCCCAGCTGCAGAGCCGTCTTCGCAACCTCAGCTTGCAGCTAGGTGTGGAGCCAGCCGTGGAGGCCgcgggagaggaagaggaggaagaggaggagggaaaggaggagccACCCAGACCGGCCGTGGCTGGGCCCCGGCGCCACGTGCTGCTCATGGCCACCACGCGCACCGGCTCCTCGTTCGTGGGCGAATTCTTCAACCAGCAGGGCAACATCTTCTACCTCTTCGAGCCGCTGTGGCACATCGAGCGCACAGTGTCCTTCGAGCCGGGGGGCGCCAACGCCGCGGGCTCGGCCCTGGTGTACCGCGACGTGCTCAAGCAGCTCTTCCTGTGCGACCTGTACGTGCTGGAGCACTTCATCACGCCGCTGCCCGAGGACCACCTGACCGAGTTCATGTTCCGCCGGGGCTCCAGCCGCTCCCTGTGCGAGGACCCCGTCTGCACGCCCTTCGTCAAGAAGGTCTTCGAGAAGTACCACTGCAAGAACCGCCGCTGCGGCCCCCTCAACGTGACGCTGGCCGCCGAGGCCTGCCGCCGCAAGGAGCACATGGCCCTCAAGGCCGTGCGCATCCGGCAGCTGGAGTTCCTGCAGCCGCTGGCCGAGGACCCCCGCCTGGACCTGCGCGTCATCCAGCTGGTGCGCGACCCCCGGGCCGTGCTGGCCTCGCGCATGGTAGCCTTCGCCGGCAAGTATAAGACCTGGAAGAAGTGGCTGGACGACGAGGGCCAGGACGGCCTGAGGGAAGAGGAGGTGCAGCGGCTGCGGGGCAACTGCGAGAGCATCCGTCTGTCCGCAGAGCTGGGGCTGCGGCAGCCCGCCTGGCTGCGGGGCCGCTACATGCTGGTGCGCTATGAGGACGTGGCGCGCGGGCCGCTGCAGAAGGCCCGCGAAATGTACCGCTTTGCCGGCATCCCCCTGACTCCGCAGGTGGAGGACTGGATCCAGAAGAACACGCAGGCGGCCCACGACGGCAGCGGCATCTACTCCACGCAGAAGAACTCCTCGGAGCAGTTCGAGAAGTGGCGCTTCAGCATGCCGTTCAAATTGGCCCAGGTGGTGCAGGCCGCCTGCGGCCCTGCCATGCGTCTCTTCGGCTACAAACTGGCGCGGGACGCCGCGGCCCTCACCAACCGTTCAGTCAGCCTGCTGGAGGAGCGGGGCACCTTCTGGGTCACGTAG